Proteins from one Acropora muricata isolate sample 2 chromosome 9, ASM3666990v1, whole genome shotgun sequence genomic window:
- the LOC136929950 gene encoding iroquois-class homeodomain protein irx-4-like isoform X2 gives MVPGSHTASCCDSVRSPLHDSPAPRSLCPCQLDRVLQHRVASMPVNVLPRPSFNEAGFAIGAADISAFYSPLARPCDIKEWRDSWYLHARHPLDVHGFDPHSHTACSRLGERYSPIDLAAAGARRKNATRETTSTLKAWLYEHRKNPYPTKGEKIMLAIITKMTLTQVSTWFANARRRLKKENKMTWSPRNRCGEKKDDADEDEDGVSDSDFEEHSCEDEKLGVGKEETDKDERKENIQLNMDVQEQSKNNVNSVEGLPSKSSNSVIRYQDLRAVHCVTSAAEPSVQDSPVKSLRKWVDGCFHNTPANLVNTMSPVQVASAETPPSTPTNRSSTEMSVISSVRASTPSLDIAGKKEINNASRASSPAPSEDDRTEKSKVEADNSSTYSPIKTRSVVTTDYREIDAALALTTLSAR, from the exons ATGGTCCCTGGTTCGCACACGGCTTCTTGCTGTGATTCCGTCCGTTCGCCTTTACATGATAGTCCCGCACCGCGTTCGCTCTGTCCGTGTCAACTCGACCGAGTTCTACAACATCGAGTTGCATCGATGCCTGTGAACGTACTTCCGAGGCCGTCATTCAACGAAGCAGGGTTTGCAATCGGCGCTGCAGACATTTCGGCCTTCTATTCGCCCTTG GCGCGTCCTTGTGATATTAAAGAATGGCGAGATTCGTGGTATTTGCACGCCAGACATCCATTAGACGTACATGGGTTTGATCCACATTCGCATACAGCTTGTTCACGGCTCGGTGAAAG ATATTCTCCCATCGATTTGGCTGCCGCTGGAGCAAGACGGAAAAACGCAACGCGAGAAACAACAAGTACTCTGAAAGCTTGGCTCTACGAACACCGTAAAAACCCGTATCCTACTAAAGGCGAGAAGATAATGTTAGCCATAATTACAAAGATGACGCTAACACAAGTTTCAACGTGGTTCGCGAACGCAAGACGGCGtctaaaaaaggaaaacaaaatgaccTGGTCTCCCAGAAATAGATGTGGAGAGAAAAAGGATGATGCGGATGAAGACGAAGACGGTGTGAGTGATTCAGACTTTGAGGAACATAGCTGTGAAGACGAGAAACTTGGTGTAGGAAAAG AGGAAACAGACAAGGACGAGAGGAAAGAAAACATCCAGTTAAACATGGACGTTCAAGAACAATCGAAAAACAACGTAAACAGCGTGGAGGGTTTACCAAGCAAATCATCAAATTCAGTGATTCGATATCAAGACCTGAGAGCTGTGCACTGTGTTACAAGCGCCGCTGAGCCAAGTGTGCAAGATTCTCCGGTCAAAAGTCTTCGGAAATGGGTGGACGGGTGTTTCCACAACACTCCTGCAAATCTTGTGAACACGATGAGCCCTGTTCAAGTTGCTAGCGCGGAGACACCGCCTTCAACACCCACAAACAGATCTTCAACGGAAATGTCTGTTATTAGCTCAG TTCGTGCTTCGACGCCTTCTCTCGATATAGCAGGGAAGAAAGAGATAAATAATGCATCGAGGGCATCTTCACCAGCGCCGAGCGAAGATGACCGAACAGAAAAATCAAAGGTGGAAGCAGACAACAGCAGCACCTACAGTCCGATTAAAACGAG AAGTGTGGTCACGACAGATTACAGGGAAATCGATGCGGCTTTAGCTTTAACGACACTATCAGCTCGATAG
- the LOC136929950 gene encoding iroquois-class homeodomain protein irx-4-like isoform X1, with translation MANSTATKTAFPQFGCAYSSQLMVPGSHTASCCDSVRSPLHDSPAPRSLCPCQLDRVLQHRVASMPVNVLPRPSFNEAGFAIGAADISAFYSPLARPCDIKEWRDSWYLHARHPLDVHGFDPHSHTACSRLGERYSPIDLAAAGARRKNATRETTSTLKAWLYEHRKNPYPTKGEKIMLAIITKMTLTQVSTWFANARRRLKKENKMTWSPRNRCGEKKDDADEDEDGVSDSDFEEHSCEDEKLGVGKEETDKDERKENIQLNMDVQEQSKNNVNSVEGLPSKSSNSVIRYQDLRAVHCVTSAAEPSVQDSPVKSLRKWVDGCFHNTPANLVNTMSPVQVASAETPPSTPTNRSSTEMSVISSVRASTPSLDIAGKKEINNASRASSPAPSEDDRTEKSKVEADNSSTYSPIKTRSVVTTDYREIDAALALTTLSAR, from the exons ATGGCGAACTCTACAGCCACAAAGACCGCTTTTCCACAATTTGGTTGCGCGTATTCCTCGCAG TTGATGGTCCCTGGTTCGCACACGGCTTCTTGCTGTGATTCCGTCCGTTCGCCTTTACATGATAGTCCCGCACCGCGTTCGCTCTGTCCGTGTCAACTCGACCGAGTTCTACAACATCGAGTTGCATCGATGCCTGTGAACGTACTTCCGAGGCCGTCATTCAACGAAGCAGGGTTTGCAATCGGCGCTGCAGACATTTCGGCCTTCTATTCGCCCTTG GCGCGTCCTTGTGATATTAAAGAATGGCGAGATTCGTGGTATTTGCACGCCAGACATCCATTAGACGTACATGGGTTTGATCCACATTCGCATACAGCTTGTTCACGGCTCGGTGAAAG ATATTCTCCCATCGATTTGGCTGCCGCTGGAGCAAGACGGAAAAACGCAACGCGAGAAACAACAAGTACTCTGAAAGCTTGGCTCTACGAACACCGTAAAAACCCGTATCCTACTAAAGGCGAGAAGATAATGTTAGCCATAATTACAAAGATGACGCTAACACAAGTTTCAACGTGGTTCGCGAACGCAAGACGGCGtctaaaaaaggaaaacaaaatgaccTGGTCTCCCAGAAATAGATGTGGAGAGAAAAAGGATGATGCGGATGAAGACGAAGACGGTGTGAGTGATTCAGACTTTGAGGAACATAGCTGTGAAGACGAGAAACTTGGTGTAGGAAAAG AGGAAACAGACAAGGACGAGAGGAAAGAAAACATCCAGTTAAACATGGACGTTCAAGAACAATCGAAAAACAACGTAAACAGCGTGGAGGGTTTACCAAGCAAATCATCAAATTCAGTGATTCGATATCAAGACCTGAGAGCTGTGCACTGTGTTACAAGCGCCGCTGAGCCAAGTGTGCAAGATTCTCCGGTCAAAAGTCTTCGGAAATGGGTGGACGGGTGTTTCCACAACACTCCTGCAAATCTTGTGAACACGATGAGCCCTGTTCAAGTTGCTAGCGCGGAGACACCGCCTTCAACACCCACAAACAGATCTTCAACGGAAATGTCTGTTATTAGCTCAG TTCGTGCTTCGACGCCTTCTCTCGATATAGCAGGGAAGAAAGAGATAAATAATGCATCGAGGGCATCTTCACCAGCGCCGAGCGAAGATGACCGAACAGAAAAATCAAAGGTGGAAGCAGACAACAGCAGCACCTACAGTCCGATTAAAACGAG AAGTGTGGTCACGACAGATTACAGGGAAATCGATGCGGCTTTAGCTTTAACGACACTATCAGCTCGATAG